A portion of the Carya illinoinensis cultivar Pawnee chromosome 11, C.illinoinensisPawnee_v1, whole genome shotgun sequence genome contains these proteins:
- the LOC122280679 gene encoding (+)-cis,trans-nepetalactol synthase NEPS2-like: MYHMFYSTVGNHRSLEGKVAAITGGASGIGEATARLFAQHGTRMVVIADIQDQLGKQVASSIGIDKCSYVHCDVSDEDQVKNTVESIVEKYGQLDIMFSNAGIASSSEQTVLELDISRFDRLFAVNVRGMALCVKHAARVMVEGGVRGSIVCTGSVAASHGLKSRTDYCMTKHAVLGLVRSASLQLGEHGIRVNSVSPNGLVTPLTCRMQGKSVEEVEKVFEAFARLKGVSLKVEHIADAVLFLASNEFVSGHDLVVDGVYVPGSSSTTT; this comes from the exons ATGTATCACATGTTTt ACTCCACAGTTGGCAACCACAGATCACTAGAGGGCAAGGTAGCAGCAATCACCGGCGGCGCAAGCGGCATAGGCGAGGCCACCGCACGTCTTTTCGCCCAACATGGCACACGCATGGTGGTGATCGCTGATATCCAAGATCAACTGGGTAAACAGGTTGCCTCGTCCATCGGTATAGACAAGTGCAGCTACGTGCACTGTGATGTTTCCGACGAAGACCAGGTCAAAAACACCGTGGAATCGATTGTCGAGAAATATGGGCAGCTCGACATCATGTTCAGCAATGCTGGGATTGCAAGTTCCTCCGAACAGACCGTCCTTGAGCTCGACATTTCAAGATTCGACCGATTGTTTGCAGTCAACGTCCGTGGCATGGCCTTGTGTGTGAAGCACGCCGCGCGCGTGATGGTTGAAGGAGGCGTGAGGGGTAGTATCGTCTGCACGGGGAGCGTGGCGGCTAGCCACGGTTTGAAGTCTCGGACGGACTATTGCATGACAAAGCACGCGGTGCTGGGGCTAGTTCGATCAGCGAGCCTGCAGCTTGGGGAGCACGGGATTAGGGTGAACAGCGTATCGCCAAATGGGCTGGTGACGCCATTGACGTGCCGCATGCAAGGGAAGAGCGTGGAAGAGGTTGAGAAGGTGTTCGAGGCATTTGCGAGGTTGAAAGGGGTTTCGCTGAAGGTGGAACACATAGCAGATGCTGTGCTGTTTCTTGCAAGTAATGAATTTGTGAGTGGGCATGATCTTGTGGTGGACGGTGTTTATGTGCCTGGaagtagtagtactactacttAA